A window from Salvia miltiorrhiza cultivar Shanhuang (shh) chromosome 2, IMPLAD_Smil_shh, whole genome shotgun sequence encodes these proteins:
- the LOC131009692 gene encoding probable pectinesterase/pectinesterase inhibitor 46: MASLYSRIGLIICIAMISIAHADDEIASNNSTVIHPQETLNNSTILTMQQISKVASDFAENGVIEKLINNSSNNNNALALSALRSCRELLSLAMDNLNKSLSTPVDTVEGRGSVKSRLCATGVTLHTCVDEFNGGLRDLVFQKLKEAIYRNAEVNKVMAVINSETDNLLGQDSADGYPRWLSDSDRELLLRGAKSSADAVVAKDGSGKYSRIWDAIQAAPRWSKKRFVIYVKSGMYHENVKVGADKWNVMMIGDGMDKTIVYSNLSNGGGQSTWESATFAVQGEGFIGRDMRFSNTAGPINQQAVALLSTADRSVFYRCRMDGYQDTVYAQSNRQFYRECHIYGTVDFIFGGAAAVIQKSFIFPRKPLHGQDNVITAHYKKDPKCDTAIVVHSSTIQASGDLTGVPTFLGRPWTPYATSVFMHNIINKVVDPRGWRPWDTSRGAPPPPDTIFFAEYDNRGAGASTANRVKWKGVRTNLSPAEAGRFTVRSLIQGDQWLPGTQVSYDPDL; this comes from the exons ATGGCGTCGCTATACAGCCGCATAGGTCTCATAATCTGCATAGCTATGATCAGCATAGCTCATGCAGATGATGAAATCGCTTCAAATAATTCAACTGTTATTCACCCTCAAGAAACCCTCAACAACTCGACCATATTAACAATGCAACAAATTTCAAAAGTAGCCTCAGATTTCGCCGAAAACGGAGTAATAGAGAAGCTCATCAACAACAGTAGTAACAATAATAATGCATTGGCCTTGTCCGCATTGAGAAGTTGCAGGGAGCTTCTCTCCCTCGCAATGGACAACCTCAACAAGTCGCTCTCGACTCCCGTGGACACAGTCGAGGGCCGGGGCAGCGTCAAATCCCGGCTATGCGCTACCGGCGTCACTCTCCACACCTGCGTGGACGAATTCAACGGCGGGCTCAGAGATCTCGTCTTCCAGAAGCTCAAGGAGGCCATTTATCGTAACGCAGAGGTGAACAAAGTCATGGCAGTAATAAACAGTGAAACTGATAATCTCTTAGGGCAAGATTCCGCCGACGGATATCCACGCTGGCTTTCCGACAGCGACAGGGAACTGCTCCTGCGGGGTGCGAAGAGCAGCGCCGATGCGGTGGTGGCGAAAGATGGATCGGGGAAGTACAGCAGAATCTGGGACGCCATCCAGGCAGCGCCGAGATGGAGTAAGAAGAGGTTTGTGATTTATGTGAAGAGCGGAATGTATCATGAAAATGTCAAGGTTGGAGCTGATAAGTGGAATGTGATGATGATTGGGGATGGGATGGATAAGACCATCGTCTACAGCAATTTGAGCAATGGTGGCGGACAGTCCACTTGGGAAAGCGCCACCTTTG CTGTCCAAGGAGAGGGATTCATAGGGCGCGACATGAGGTTCTCGAACACGGCGGGGCCCATCAACCAACAAGCCGTGGCGCTGCTCTCGACCGCCGACCGATCGGTATTCTATCGGTGCCGCATGGACGGCTACCAAGACACCGTCTACGCCCAATCCAACCGCCAGTTCTACCGCGAGTGCCACATCTACGGCACCGTCGACTTCATCTTCGGGGGGGCCGCCGCCGTCATACAGAAGAGCTTCATCTTCCCCAGGAAGCCCCTCCACGGCCAGGATAACGTCATCACGGCGCACTACAAGAAGGACCCCAAGTGCGATACGGCCATCGTCGTGCACTCCTCCACCATCCAAGCGTCGGGCGACCTCACCGGCGTCCCCACCTTTCTGGGCCGCCCCTGGACGCCCTACGCTACCTCCGTCTTCATGCACAACATTATCAACAAAGTGGTGGATCCCAGAGGCTGGAGGCCCTGGGATACGTCACGGGGCGCTCCGCCGCCGCCAGACACGATTTTCTTCGCGGAATACGACAACAGAGGCGCCGGCGCCAGCACGGCGAATCGGGTGAAGTGGAAAGGTGTGAGAACTAACCTCAGTCCTGCGGAGGCCGGCAGGTTTACCGTGCGCTCCTTGATTCAAGGAGACCAGTGGCTTCCGGGGACACAAGTCAGCTACGACCCGGACCTTTGA